Proteins encoded together in one Mastacembelus armatus chromosome 15, fMasArm1.2, whole genome shotgun sequence window:
- the hps1 gene encoding BLOC-3 complex member HPS1 isoform X1 has product MKCFLIASESAEVLFYWTDPEFQQNVQEKYGASQEEGQGLPAFEDSVSTLFAPIIISCSTMVDRLSDSYTSFTTENNHIYVLQKFDECLYIAVNGDGEESENDMRRKVYVMKKLIEVLFGMVTLSSNLLRKELRPQDTAQRVRLWKHLQSLLETYSHLRDNDQSFLVEAVERLIHPTLCEQCIEFLERRLVQQLNSSVERAGEEVLHAFILVHTKLLAFYSTRSASRLPTSDLLTLIIMAQSMYPSNADLDDPVPEDIESTSGSGPESFYTPEPSPTDRDSSSSVSAVCCVSPDKPVRESTPVFEFMDPDIQMAEDSLQTLEVPPPDPSTPRRVFLEISGKDRPYPMMPHSMYCLPLWPGITLVLLTKIPTSALAISVYKILDAFDQLEKRLSESQEGSAAPRGTPNIHDIRGKLDKLIKTLVTSEVQSAQLQNVWTEFKNRAFARGGSGFNKDLIPWCKNMKTQLCGIYRQYFLIDSGPADIPQRLSPALQERAQTMAQEKLMDWKDFLLVKSKRNITMVSYLEDFPGLVHFICVDRFSDQMIAPSLSIAERTTSELGKGPVAQFIKNKVWNLVSTMRCFLRKGYSTVTLRDGDFYFCYFLWFENENGYKLEAGDIPILPDDSAPIGMLAWDYYRKLLRYKSKNHQGEVVKCYELLTVHLGVIPTEIILQHCRQLASKLWEPSRNPLL; this is encoded by the exons ATGAAGTGCTTTCTGATAGCCAGTGAGAGCGCCGAGGTCCTCTTCTATTGGACTGACCCAGAATTTCAGCAGAATGTCCAGGAGAAGTATGGAGCGTCTCAAGAGGAGGGCCAGGGG cttcCAGCATTTGAAGACAGCGTCAGCACTCTGTTTGCTCCGATAATAatctcctgcagcactatgGTGGACAGGCTGAGTGACAGCTACACCTCCTTcaccacagaaaacaaccaTATCTACGTCCTACAAAAG TTCGACGAGTGTCTCTACATTGCTGTGAATGGAGATGGTGAGGAGAGTGAGAATGATATGAGGAGGAAGGTCTATGTGATGAAGAAACTGATTGAGGTCCTGTTTGGCATGGTAACCCTTAGCAGTAACCTCCTCAGAAAAGA ACTGCGTCCTCAGGACACGGCACAGAGAGTGAGGCTGTGGAAGCATCTCCAGAGTCTGCTGGAGACCTACAGCCACCTCAGAGACAACGACCAGAGCTTCTTAGTGGAG GCAGTGGAGAGGCTGATCCACCCCACACTGTGTGAGCAGTGCATCGAGTTCCTGGAGCGGCGTTTAGTTCAGCAGCTTAACAGCAGCgtagagagagcaggagaggaggtgCTACACGCATTCATCCTGGTGCACACCAAACTTCTCGCCTTCTACTCCAC CCGCAGTGCGAGCAGACTCCCCACCTCAGACCTCCTGACCCTCATTATCATGGCACAGAGTATGTATCCTAGCAACGCAGACCTGGATGACCCAGTTCCAGAG GACATTGAGAGTACCTCAGGATCTGGTCCTGAAAGTTTTTACACCCCAGAGCCTTCTCCAACTGACAGAGACTCAAGCAGTTCAG tttcagCTGTATGTTGTGTGTCTCCAGACAAGCCAGTAAGGGAAAGTACTCCTGTGTTTGAGTTTATGGACCCAGACATCCAG ATGGCAGAGGACAGCCTGCAGACTCTGGAAGTACCTCCACCTGACCCTTCAACCCCTCGCAGAGTTTTCTTAGAGATCTCAGGCAAAGATAGGCCGTATCCCATGATGCCTCACTCCATGTACTGTCTGCCACTGTGGCCTGGCATCACACTGGTACTGCTAACAAAG ATTCCCACCAGTGCATTGGCCATATCTGTTTATAAGATTTTGGACGCATTCGATCAGCTGGAGAAACGGCTAAGTGAAAGCCAAGAGGGTTCAGCTGCTCCTAGAGGAACGCCGAATATACACGACATCCGTGGCAAACTggataaattaattaaaacccTTGTAACCAGTGAAGTACAG TCGGCACAATTACAAAATGTCTGGACAGAGTTCAAGAACCGAGCCTTTGCCAGAGGAGGATCTGGGTTCAACAAAGA tcttaTCCCATGGTGTAAAAATATGAAGACCCAGCTGTGTGGCATATACCGACAGTACTTTCTCATTGACTCTGGACCGGCCGACATTCCTCAGCGTCTCTCCCCTGCTCTTCAGGAACGAGCCCAGACCATGGCGCA AGAGAAACTGATGGACTGGAAAGACTTCCTTTTGGTGAAAAGCAAGAGGAATATCACCATGGTGTC TTACCTGGAGGATTTCCCTGGCCTCGTCCATTTTATCTGTGTGGACCGCTTCAGCGACCAAATGATTGCTCCGTCACTCAGCATCGCGGAGCGCACAACGTCTGAGCTAGGGAAGGGACCCGTGGCTCAGTTCATCAAAAATAAG GTGTGGAACCTGGTCAGCACAATGCGCTGCTTTCTCCGCAAGGGTTATTCCACTGTCACACTGCGCGATGGAGATTTCTACTTCTGCTACTTTCTCTGGTTTGAAAACGAAAAT GGCTACAAGTTGGAGGCAGGGGACATACCCATCCTACCTGATGACTCTGCCCCCATCGGGATGCTTGCCTGGGACTACTACAG gaagctgctgcggtACAAAAGTAAGAATCACCAAGGTGAGGTTGTGAAGTGCTATGAACTGCTGACAGTTCACCTAGGGGTCATTCCTACTGAGATCATCCTCCAACACTGCAGACAGCTGGCAAGCAAACTCTGGGAGCCATCGCGCAATCCGCtgctgtag
- the hps1 gene encoding BLOC-3 complex member HPS1 isoform X2: MKCFLIASESAEVLFYWTDPEFQQNVQEKYGASQEEGQGLPAFEDSVSTLFAPIIISCSTMVDRLSDSYTSFTTENNHIYVLQKFDECLYIAVNGDGEESENDMRRKVYVMKKLIEVLFGMVTLSSNLLRKELRPQDTAQRVRLWKHLQSLLETYSHLRDNDQSFLVEAVERLIHPTLCEQCIEFLERRLVQQLNSSVERAGEEVLHAFILVHTKLLAFYSTRSASRLPTSDLLTLIIMAQSMYPSNADLDDPVPEDIESTSGSGPESFYTPEPSPTDRDSSSSDKPVRESTPVFEFMDPDIQMAEDSLQTLEVPPPDPSTPRRVFLEISGKDRPYPMMPHSMYCLPLWPGITLVLLTKIPTSALAISVYKILDAFDQLEKRLSESQEGSAAPRGTPNIHDIRGKLDKLIKTLVTSEVQSAQLQNVWTEFKNRAFARGGSGFNKDLIPWCKNMKTQLCGIYRQYFLIDSGPADIPQRLSPALQERAQTMAQEKLMDWKDFLLVKSKRNITMVSYLEDFPGLVHFICVDRFSDQMIAPSLSIAERTTSELGKGPVAQFIKNKVWNLVSTMRCFLRKGYSTVTLRDGDFYFCYFLWFENENGYKLEAGDIPILPDDSAPIGMLAWDYYRKLLRYKSKNHQGEVVKCYELLTVHLGVIPTEIILQHCRQLASKLWEPSRNPLL, encoded by the exons ATGAAGTGCTTTCTGATAGCCAGTGAGAGCGCCGAGGTCCTCTTCTATTGGACTGACCCAGAATTTCAGCAGAATGTCCAGGAGAAGTATGGAGCGTCTCAAGAGGAGGGCCAGGGG cttcCAGCATTTGAAGACAGCGTCAGCACTCTGTTTGCTCCGATAATAatctcctgcagcactatgGTGGACAGGCTGAGTGACAGCTACACCTCCTTcaccacagaaaacaaccaTATCTACGTCCTACAAAAG TTCGACGAGTGTCTCTACATTGCTGTGAATGGAGATGGTGAGGAGAGTGAGAATGATATGAGGAGGAAGGTCTATGTGATGAAGAAACTGATTGAGGTCCTGTTTGGCATGGTAACCCTTAGCAGTAACCTCCTCAGAAAAGA ACTGCGTCCTCAGGACACGGCACAGAGAGTGAGGCTGTGGAAGCATCTCCAGAGTCTGCTGGAGACCTACAGCCACCTCAGAGACAACGACCAGAGCTTCTTAGTGGAG GCAGTGGAGAGGCTGATCCACCCCACACTGTGTGAGCAGTGCATCGAGTTCCTGGAGCGGCGTTTAGTTCAGCAGCTTAACAGCAGCgtagagagagcaggagaggaggtgCTACACGCATTCATCCTGGTGCACACCAAACTTCTCGCCTTCTACTCCAC CCGCAGTGCGAGCAGACTCCCCACCTCAGACCTCCTGACCCTCATTATCATGGCACAGAGTATGTATCCTAGCAACGCAGACCTGGATGACCCAGTTCCAGAG GACATTGAGAGTACCTCAGGATCTGGTCCTGAAAGTTTTTACACCCCAGAGCCTTCTCCAACTGACAGAGACTCAAGCAGTTCAG ACAAGCCAGTAAGGGAAAGTACTCCTGTGTTTGAGTTTATGGACCCAGACATCCAG ATGGCAGAGGACAGCCTGCAGACTCTGGAAGTACCTCCACCTGACCCTTCAACCCCTCGCAGAGTTTTCTTAGAGATCTCAGGCAAAGATAGGCCGTATCCCATGATGCCTCACTCCATGTACTGTCTGCCACTGTGGCCTGGCATCACACTGGTACTGCTAACAAAG ATTCCCACCAGTGCATTGGCCATATCTGTTTATAAGATTTTGGACGCATTCGATCAGCTGGAGAAACGGCTAAGTGAAAGCCAAGAGGGTTCAGCTGCTCCTAGAGGAACGCCGAATATACACGACATCCGTGGCAAACTggataaattaattaaaacccTTGTAACCAGTGAAGTACAG TCGGCACAATTACAAAATGTCTGGACAGAGTTCAAGAACCGAGCCTTTGCCAGAGGAGGATCTGGGTTCAACAAAGA tcttaTCCCATGGTGTAAAAATATGAAGACCCAGCTGTGTGGCATATACCGACAGTACTTTCTCATTGACTCTGGACCGGCCGACATTCCTCAGCGTCTCTCCCCTGCTCTTCAGGAACGAGCCCAGACCATGGCGCA AGAGAAACTGATGGACTGGAAAGACTTCCTTTTGGTGAAAAGCAAGAGGAATATCACCATGGTGTC TTACCTGGAGGATTTCCCTGGCCTCGTCCATTTTATCTGTGTGGACCGCTTCAGCGACCAAATGATTGCTCCGTCACTCAGCATCGCGGAGCGCACAACGTCTGAGCTAGGGAAGGGACCCGTGGCTCAGTTCATCAAAAATAAG GTGTGGAACCTGGTCAGCACAATGCGCTGCTTTCTCCGCAAGGGTTATTCCACTGTCACACTGCGCGATGGAGATTTCTACTTCTGCTACTTTCTCTGGTTTGAAAACGAAAAT GGCTACAAGTTGGAGGCAGGGGACATACCCATCCTACCTGATGACTCTGCCCCCATCGGGATGCTTGCCTGGGACTACTACAG gaagctgctgcggtACAAAAGTAAGAATCACCAAGGTGAGGTTGTGAAGTGCTATGAACTGCTGACAGTTCACCTAGGGGTCATTCCTACTGAGATCATCCTCCAACACTGCAGACAGCTGGCAAGCAAACTCTGGGAGCCATCGCGCAATCCGCtgctgtag
- the st3gal7 gene encoding ST3 beta-galactoside alpha-2,3-sialyltransferase 7 isoform X2: MVTLNHLSVEDPDDDSPLLPEAVEAATPMPDFHKRQVVTKTDSREYSLNSENLAFSLVLLIGCYSAILIPVYFSMDKEAPHSNDYQHPRDLALLNRSAFLLSGPCQPRWCLNHLKPLSCSAGLLNIPVFVQQDSPVPWDLPPPLGLQGSEDHLALALASLPQLGLPPSLRRDSSCRRCVVVGNGGVLHGSHLGSHIDLYDIIIRLNNAPVSGFERDAGSHTTVRLIYPEGAPHSAKEYKKTTMVALVVFKSLDLDWLTAVITKQPLSFWSKMWFWREVVDDIPLRPENFRILHPEIIHRTGQVLQKYALKQGNMVPTLGASAVVMALQLCDQVSLAGFGYDMQHPKARLHYYETIHMDAMKAQVVHDISAEKLFLRDLVAAGAVTDLTGAL, translated from the exons ATGGTTACACTGAATCACTTGAGTGTAGAGGACCCAGATGATGACTCCCCACTGCTTCCTGAAGCTGTCGAAGCAGCAACACCAATGCCTGACTTTCACAAACGGCAAGTGGTCACAAAGACGGACTCCAGGGAGTATTCCCTCAACAG TGAGAACCTTGCCTTCAGTTTGGTGCTGCTGATTGGATGCTACTCAGCTATTCTAATTCCTGTATATTTCTCCATGGATAAGGAGGCACCTCACAGCAATGACTACCAACATCCGAGAGATTTG GCCTTACTAAATCGGTCCGCCTTCTTGCTGTCAGGCCCCTGTCAGCCCCGTTGGTGTCTGAACCACCTCAAGCCTCTGTCCTGTTCCGCAGGCCTCCTAAACatccctgtgtttgtgcagcaggaCAGTCCTGTGCCCTGGGACCTGCCCCCACCGCTGGGGCTCCAGGGCAGTGAAGACCATCTAGCCCTGGCTCTTGCCTCTCTGCCTCAGCTTGGCCTGCCTCCATCCCTGAGAAGAGATAGCAGCTGCAGGCGATGCGTGGTGGTGGGCAATGGCGGGGTTCTTCATGGGAGCCATCTTGGATCTCATATAGATCTGTATGATATCATTATCAG GCTGAATAACGCTCCAGTGTCTGGCTTTGAAAGAGACGCTGGTTCCCACACCACTGTCCGACTGATCTACCCAGAGGGAGCGCCTCACTCTGCAAAAGAGTACAAAAAGACCACCATGGTAGCCCTGGTGGTCTTTAAGAGCCTGGACCTGGACTGGCTCACtgctgtaataaccaaacagccTCTG aGCTTCTGGTCCAAAATGTGGTTTTGGAGGGAGGTGGTGGATGATATTCCCCTGAGACCAGAGAACTTTAGGATCCTCCACCCTGAGATTATTCACAGGACGGGACAAGTTTTACAGAAATATGCTCTGAAACAGGGAAAT ATGGTACCAACATTAGGTGCCAGTGCAGTAGTAATGGCTTTGCAGCTATGTGACCAAGTGAGCCTGGCAGGGTTTGGATATGATATGCAGCACCCAAAGGCCAGACTTCATTATTATGAGACCATACATATGGACGCAATGAAGGCTCAA GTGGTTCATGACATCAGTGCTGAGAAACTCTTCTTGAGGGACCTGGTGGCCGCTGGAGCGGTGACTGACCTCACAGGAGCTCTCTGA
- the st3gal7 gene encoding ST3 beta-galactoside alpha-2,3-sialyltransferase 7 isoform X1, which translates to MVTLNHLSVEDPDDDSPLLPEAVEAATPMPDFHKRQVVTKTDSREYSLNRSENLAFSLVLLIGCYSAILIPVYFSMDKEAPHSNDYQHPRDLALLNRSAFLLSGPCQPRWCLNHLKPLSCSAGLLNIPVFVQQDSPVPWDLPPPLGLQGSEDHLALALASLPQLGLPPSLRRDSSCRRCVVVGNGGVLHGSHLGSHIDLYDIIIRLNNAPVSGFERDAGSHTTVRLIYPEGAPHSAKEYKKTTMVALVVFKSLDLDWLTAVITKQPLSFWSKMWFWREVVDDIPLRPENFRILHPEIIHRTGQVLQKYALKQGNMVPTLGASAVVMALQLCDQVSLAGFGYDMQHPKARLHYYETIHMDAMKAQVVHDISAEKLFLRDLVAAGAVTDLTGAL; encoded by the exons ATGGTTACACTGAATCACTTGAGTGTAGAGGACCCAGATGATGACTCCCCACTGCTTCCTGAAGCTGTCGAAGCAGCAACACCAATGCCTGACTTTCACAAACGGCAAGTGGTCACAAAGACGGACTCCAGGGAGTATTCCCTCAACAG AAGTGAGAACCTTGCCTTCAGTTTGGTGCTGCTGATTGGATGCTACTCAGCTATTCTAATTCCTGTATATTTCTCCATGGATAAGGAGGCACCTCACAGCAATGACTACCAACATCCGAGAGATTTG GCCTTACTAAATCGGTCCGCCTTCTTGCTGTCAGGCCCCTGTCAGCCCCGTTGGTGTCTGAACCACCTCAAGCCTCTGTCCTGTTCCGCAGGCCTCCTAAACatccctgtgtttgtgcagcaggaCAGTCCTGTGCCCTGGGACCTGCCCCCACCGCTGGGGCTCCAGGGCAGTGAAGACCATCTAGCCCTGGCTCTTGCCTCTCTGCCTCAGCTTGGCCTGCCTCCATCCCTGAGAAGAGATAGCAGCTGCAGGCGATGCGTGGTGGTGGGCAATGGCGGGGTTCTTCATGGGAGCCATCTTGGATCTCATATAGATCTGTATGATATCATTATCAG GCTGAATAACGCTCCAGTGTCTGGCTTTGAAAGAGACGCTGGTTCCCACACCACTGTCCGACTGATCTACCCAGAGGGAGCGCCTCACTCTGCAAAAGAGTACAAAAAGACCACCATGGTAGCCCTGGTGGTCTTTAAGAGCCTGGACCTGGACTGGCTCACtgctgtaataaccaaacagccTCTG aGCTTCTGGTCCAAAATGTGGTTTTGGAGGGAGGTGGTGGATGATATTCCCCTGAGACCAGAGAACTTTAGGATCCTCCACCCTGAGATTATTCACAGGACGGGACAAGTTTTACAGAAATATGCTCTGAAACAGGGAAAT ATGGTACCAACATTAGGTGCCAGTGCAGTAGTAATGGCTTTGCAGCTATGTGACCAAGTGAGCCTGGCAGGGTTTGGATATGATATGCAGCACCCAAAGGCCAGACTTCATTATTATGAGACCATACATATGGACGCAATGAAGGCTCAA GTGGTTCATGACATCAGTGCTGAGAAACTCTTCTTGAGGGACCTGGTGGCCGCTGGAGCGGTGACTGACCTCACAGGAGCTCTCTGA
- the st3gal7 gene encoding ST3 beta-galactoside alpha-2,3-sialyltransferase 7 isoform X3, producing MMTPHCFLKLSKQQHQCLTFTNGKWSQRRTPGSIPSTGTSHQEAPHSNDYQHPRDLALLNRSAFLLSGPCQPRWCLNHLKPLSCSAGLLNIPVFVQQDSPVPWDLPPPLGLQGSEDHLALALASLPQLGLPPSLRRDSSCRRCVVVGNGGVLHGSHLGSHIDLYDIIIRLNNAPVSGFERDAGSHTTVRLIYPEGAPHSAKEYKKTTMVALVVFKSLDLDWLTAVITKQPLSFWSKMWFWREVVDDIPLRPENFRILHPEIIHRTGQVLQKYALKQGNMVPTLGASAVVMALQLCDQVSLAGFGYDMQHPKARLHYYETIHMDAMKAQVVHDISAEKLFLRDLVAAGAVTDLTGAL from the exons ATGATGACTCCCCACTGCTTCCTGAAGCTGTCGAAGCAGCAACACCAATGCCTGACTTTCACAAACGGCAAGTGGTCACAAAGACGGACTCCAGGGAGTATTCCCTCAACAGGTACATCTCATCAG GAGGCACCTCACAGCAATGACTACCAACATCCGAGAGATTTG GCCTTACTAAATCGGTCCGCCTTCTTGCTGTCAGGCCCCTGTCAGCCCCGTTGGTGTCTGAACCACCTCAAGCCTCTGTCCTGTTCCGCAGGCCTCCTAAACatccctgtgtttgtgcagcaggaCAGTCCTGTGCCCTGGGACCTGCCCCCACCGCTGGGGCTCCAGGGCAGTGAAGACCATCTAGCCCTGGCTCTTGCCTCTCTGCCTCAGCTTGGCCTGCCTCCATCCCTGAGAAGAGATAGCAGCTGCAGGCGATGCGTGGTGGTGGGCAATGGCGGGGTTCTTCATGGGAGCCATCTTGGATCTCATATAGATCTGTATGATATCATTATCAG GCTGAATAACGCTCCAGTGTCTGGCTTTGAAAGAGACGCTGGTTCCCACACCACTGTCCGACTGATCTACCCAGAGGGAGCGCCTCACTCTGCAAAAGAGTACAAAAAGACCACCATGGTAGCCCTGGTGGTCTTTAAGAGCCTGGACCTGGACTGGCTCACtgctgtaataaccaaacagccTCTG aGCTTCTGGTCCAAAATGTGGTTTTGGAGGGAGGTGGTGGATGATATTCCCCTGAGACCAGAGAACTTTAGGATCCTCCACCCTGAGATTATTCACAGGACGGGACAAGTTTTACAGAAATATGCTCTGAAACAGGGAAAT ATGGTACCAACATTAGGTGCCAGTGCAGTAGTAATGGCTTTGCAGCTATGTGACCAAGTGAGCCTGGCAGGGTTTGGATATGATATGCAGCACCCAAAGGCCAGACTTCATTATTATGAGACCATACATATGGACGCAATGAAGGCTCAA GTGGTTCATGACATCAGTGCTGAGAAACTCTTCTTGAGGGACCTGGTGGCCGCTGGAGCGGTGACTGACCTCACAGGAGCTCTCTGA
- the st3gal7 gene encoding ST3 beta-galactoside alpha-2,3-sialyltransferase 7 isoform X4, translating into MVTLNHLSVEDPDDDSPLLPEAVEAATPMPDFHKRQVVTKTDSREYSLNRSENLAFSLVLLIGCYSAILIPVYFSMDKEAPHSNDYQHPRDLALLNRSAFLLSGPCQPRWCLNHLKPLSCSAGLLNIPVFVQQDSPVPWDLPPPLGLQGSEDHLALALASLPQLGLPPSLRRDSSCRRCVVVGNGGVLHGSHLGSHIDLYDIIIRLNNAPVSGFERDAGSHTTVRLIYPEGAPHSAKEYKKTTMVALVVFKSLDLDWLTAVITKQPLSFWSKMWFWREVVDDIPLRPENFRILHPEIIHRTGQVLQKYALKQGNVVHDISAEKLFLRDLVAAGAVTDLTGAL; encoded by the exons ATGGTTACACTGAATCACTTGAGTGTAGAGGACCCAGATGATGACTCCCCACTGCTTCCTGAAGCTGTCGAAGCAGCAACACCAATGCCTGACTTTCACAAACGGCAAGTGGTCACAAAGACGGACTCCAGGGAGTATTCCCTCAACAG AAGTGAGAACCTTGCCTTCAGTTTGGTGCTGCTGATTGGATGCTACTCAGCTATTCTAATTCCTGTATATTTCTCCATGGATAAGGAGGCACCTCACAGCAATGACTACCAACATCCGAGAGATTTG GCCTTACTAAATCGGTCCGCCTTCTTGCTGTCAGGCCCCTGTCAGCCCCGTTGGTGTCTGAACCACCTCAAGCCTCTGTCCTGTTCCGCAGGCCTCCTAAACatccctgtgtttgtgcagcaggaCAGTCCTGTGCCCTGGGACCTGCCCCCACCGCTGGGGCTCCAGGGCAGTGAAGACCATCTAGCCCTGGCTCTTGCCTCTCTGCCTCAGCTTGGCCTGCCTCCATCCCTGAGAAGAGATAGCAGCTGCAGGCGATGCGTGGTGGTGGGCAATGGCGGGGTTCTTCATGGGAGCCATCTTGGATCTCATATAGATCTGTATGATATCATTATCAG GCTGAATAACGCTCCAGTGTCTGGCTTTGAAAGAGACGCTGGTTCCCACACCACTGTCCGACTGATCTACCCAGAGGGAGCGCCTCACTCTGCAAAAGAGTACAAAAAGACCACCATGGTAGCCCTGGTGGTCTTTAAGAGCCTGGACCTGGACTGGCTCACtgctgtaataaccaaacagccTCTG aGCTTCTGGTCCAAAATGTGGTTTTGGAGGGAGGTGGTGGATGATATTCCCCTGAGACCAGAGAACTTTAGGATCCTCCACCCTGAGATTATTCACAGGACGGGACAAGTTTTACAGAAATATGCTCTGAAACAGGGAAAT GTGGTTCATGACATCAGTGCTGAGAAACTCTTCTTGAGGGACCTGGTGGCCGCTGGAGCGGTGACTGACCTCACAGGAGCTCTCTGA